The Nocardia arthritidis genome has a window encoding:
- a CDS encoding AMP-binding protein, producing the protein MTIFPIVAGLNGYDDRIAVLCSRSASANVTAAESVTEDLQRVTYARLAALVAEYASTLGPNRRLVALAVRNDLDSLVAYLGALAAGCAVLLTAEITDELMRIYDPDVVRDGGVTRIRRAVTKHRLHPDLALLLSTSGSTGSPKLVRLSYRNLFANAAAIAAYLSLGPDDRAATTLPMFYCYGLSVVHSHLLCGASLLLTERSVLDDEFWAEFRGHRATSFAAVPYTVELLERIGFDRMTLPALRYITLSGGRLAPALVRRYARLGASAGWDFVVMYGQTEATSRMAYLPVRLTAAHPDCVGVAIPGGRFTLEPADGEDAHELVYHGPNVMMGYAESAADLALGRTVRALRTGDLAQRTPEGLIRIVGRRSRFAKPFGLRIDLERLESGLAAAGFSTCCAEGDAGLVVAVRTDGSATDPTALVTELSGLPASAIRIVPVGELPRLANGKLDYAAVRGLSAPAPELADIRAIYADALGLRPESIAAERTFGELGGNSLTYVHTSVRLGRVIGALPTDWPDRTVAELSALRAGETGKAKRHRHFSRTIDTATGLRAAGIVLIAGTHIGLFQLLGAAHVLLAVAGFNFARFALTSVPGPARTRHALRTAAFIAVPTALWVAATLPFTDYYGWQNLLLLNKILGPAESSTAGHLWFLEVLVYFLIAAALLIRLPLVDMLERRDPFRFALGLLTVALIFRYLPVGPYSSADVPYSPLAAWFFVVGWAAAKATTTWQRVLVGVIVLVTVPGYFADAERERLVIACLLLLAWLPALRVPVPIAGVAALLADGSLFVYLLHWQIYPLFGTHDSTALFACLAAGIAASHTVALIRRWVFARSRKTSAFDGPDLGRRVLGQLRDEDVTRNRLAGKVIE; encoded by the coding sequence GTGACCATCTTCCCGATCGTCGCCGGCCTGAACGGCTACGACGACCGGATCGCCGTCCTCTGCTCTCGATCTGCCTCGGCGAATGTCACAGCGGCGGAATCGGTGACGGAGGATTTGCAGCGGGTCACCTACGCGCGGCTGGCGGCACTCGTCGCGGAGTACGCGAGCACACTCGGACCGAACCGGCGTCTCGTCGCACTGGCCGTGCGCAACGACCTCGATTCCCTCGTCGCATATCTCGGCGCGCTGGCCGCGGGCTGCGCGGTGCTGCTCACCGCCGAGATCACCGATGAGCTGATGCGGATCTACGACCCGGATGTGGTGCGCGATGGCGGCGTGACCCGGATCCGCCGGGCGGTGACGAAACACCGGCTGCATCCGGATCTCGCACTGCTGCTGAGCACTTCGGGTTCCACCGGGTCGCCCAAGCTGGTGCGGCTTTCGTACCGGAACCTGTTCGCGAACGCCGCGGCCATCGCCGCGTACCTCTCGCTCGGCCCGGACGACCGGGCGGCCACCACGCTGCCCATGTTCTACTGCTACGGCCTATCCGTGGTGCACAGCCATCTGCTTTGCGGCGCAAGCCTTCTGCTCACCGAACGGTCGGTCTTGGACGACGAGTTCTGGGCCGAGTTCCGCGGGCACCGCGCCACCTCGTTCGCGGCGGTCCCCTACACCGTCGAACTGTTGGAGCGCATCGGGTTCGACCGCATGACGCTGCCCGCGCTGCGCTACATCACCCTGTCCGGCGGCAGGCTGGCGCCCGCGCTGGTGCGCCGGTACGCGCGGCTCGGGGCAAGTGCCGGTTGGGATTTCGTCGTCATGTACGGCCAGACCGAGGCGACGTCGCGGATGGCCTACCTTCCGGTCCGGCTCACCGCCGCGCATCCGGACTGCGTCGGCGTCGCGATTCCGGGCGGCCGGTTCACCCTCGAACCGGCCGATGGCGAGGATGCGCACGAACTCGTCTACCACGGCCCGAATGTGATGATGGGCTACGCCGAATCCGCCGCCGATCTGGCGCTCGGCCGGACCGTGCGCGCGCTGCGCACCGGCGATCTCGCGCAGCGCACACCGGAGGGCCTGATCCGCATCGTCGGCAGGCGCAGCCGCTTCGCCAAGCCGTTCGGGCTCCGCATCGATCTGGAACGGCTCGAATCCGGGCTGGCCGCAGCGGGATTCAGCACCTGCTGCGCCGAGGGCGACGCGGGCCTCGTGGTCGCCGTGCGCACCGACGGCTCGGCCACCGATCCGACCGCGCTCGTCACCGAACTGAGCGGTCTGCCCGCGAGCGCCATCCGGATCGTCCCGGTCGGCGAATTGCCGCGGCTGGCAAACGGAAAGCTCGACTACGCGGCCGTTCGTGGGCTATCCGCCCCGGCGCCCGAACTCGCCGATATCCGGGCCATCTACGCCGACGCGCTCGGGCTGCGTCCCGAATCCATCGCCGCCGAACGCACTTTCGGCGAGCTCGGCGGCAATTCGCTGACCTACGTGCACACTTCGGTCCGGCTCGGGCGCGTCATCGGCGCACTGCCCACCGACTGGCCGGATCGCACCGTCGCGGAACTGTCCGCGCTCCGTGCCGGCGAGACGGGTAAAGCCAAGCGCCACAGGCATTTCAGCCGGACCATCGACACCGCCACCGGACTGCGCGCGGCCGGTATCGTGCTGATCGCGGGCACCCATATCGGCCTGTTCCAACTGCTGGGCGCGGCCCACGTGCTGCTCGCCGTCGCCGGATTCAACTTCGCCCGGTTCGCGCTCACCTCGGTGCCCGGGCCCGCGCGCACCCGGCACGCGCTACGCACCGCGGCGTTCATCGCGGTGCCGACCGCGCTGTGGGTGGCCGCGACGCTGCCGTTCACGGATTACTACGGCTGGCAGAACCTATTGCTGCTCAACAAGATTCTGGGTCCGGCCGAGAGCAGCACCGCGGGCCACCTGTGGTTCCTGGAGGTGCTCGTCTACTTCCTGATCGCCGCGGCGCTGCTCATCCGGCTACCGCTGGTGGACATGCTGGAGCGGCGCGACCCGTTCCGGTTCGCGCTCGGCCTGCTCACGGTCGCGCTGATCTTCCGGTACCTGCCCGTCGGACCGTATTCGTCCGCGGATGTGCCGTATTCGCCGCTGGCCGCCTGGTTCTTCGTCGTCGGCTGGGCCGCGGCCAAGGCGACGACGACGTGGCAGCGCGTGCTCGTCGGCGTCATCGTATTGGTAACGGTGCCAGGCTATTTCGCCGATGCCGAACGCGAGCGGCTGGTCATCGCGTGCCTCCTGCTGCTGGCCTGGCTGCCCGCACTGCGGGTGCCGGTACCGATCGCCGGGGTGGCGGCGCTGCTGGCCGACGGCTCACTGTTCGTCTACCTGTTGCACTGGCAGATCTATCCGCTGTTCGGAACACACGACAGCACAGCGCTTTTCGCCTGTCTTGCCGCTGGGATCGCGGCGAGTCACACGGTGGCGCTTATCCGACGCTGGGTGTTCGCGAGGAGCCGGAAGACGTCAGCGTTCGACGGTCCAGACCTGGGCCGCCGCGTCCTGGGCCAGCTTCGCGATGAGGATGTCACGCGGAATCGTCTGGCCGGCAAGGTGATCGAGTGA
- a CDS encoding HAD family hydrolase, with the protein MTVRPAAVLWDMDGTLLDSEKLWDVAVRELAREHGREMTAAIRHALIGTSVENSLRIMFHGLGIEETPAAVRASREFLDRRVVELMSGPIPWRPGAKDALALVRSAGLPTALVTNTKRDFTEYGLDTLGREYFDVTVCGDEVPQGKPAPDIYLRAAELLGQDPEHCVAVEDSPTGAAAAQAAGCALLVVPCEIPVPDAPGRLFRDTLVGLELADLEAALRRKPPFPHSI; encoded by the coding sequence ATGACCGTGCGGCCCGCCGCGGTGCTGTGGGATATGGACGGCACCCTGCTCGACTCCGAAAAGCTGTGGGATGTCGCGGTCCGCGAGCTGGCCAGGGAGCACGGCCGGGAGATGACCGCCGCCATCCGGCACGCGCTGATCGGCACGTCGGTGGAGAATTCGCTGCGAATCATGTTCCACGGCTTGGGAATCGAGGAGACGCCCGCGGCGGTGCGCGCGTCGCGGGAATTCCTCGACCGGCGGGTGGTCGAGCTGATGTCCGGCCCGATTCCGTGGCGGCCCGGTGCGAAGGACGCGCTGGCGCTGGTGCGTTCGGCCGGGCTGCCCACCGCGCTGGTCACGAACACCAAGCGCGATTTCACCGAGTACGGCCTGGACACCCTCGGTCGCGAATACTTCGACGTCACCGTGTGCGGCGACGAGGTGCCGCAGGGCAAACCCGCACCCGACATCTACCTGCGGGCGGCCGAACTGCTCGGGCAGGACCCGGAACACTGTGTCGCGGTGGAGGACTCACCAACCGGTGCTGCGGCGGCCCAAGCCGCCGGCTGCGCCCTACTCGTGGTGCCGTGCGAAATCCCGGTGCCCGATGCCCCCGGCCGTCTCTTCCGCGACACACTCGTCGGACTCGAACTCGCCGACCTGGAAGCGGCCCTGCGCCGCAAACCTCCATTCCCGCATAGCATTTGA
- a CDS encoding serine/threonine-protein kinase, with product MTADRLIAGRYRLTDPIGTGAMGVVWRATDVRLRRTVAVKQLLLGPGLSRSQAVEARMRAMREGRIAARLHHPNAITVFDVAEEDGQPWLVMEYMNAPSLAARLSGKRTLPPAEVARIGAQAAGALAAAHDAGIMHRDVKPANLLVGDDGTVKITDFGISHAVGDVTVTATGFLAGTPAYLAPEVARGEKPEPASDVFALGSTLYAAVEGSPPFGEGDNPLAVLHAVARAEVPKPERAGALGPVLLRLLAPTPEERPTMREAKQALEDIAAGRNPELAPPPQTKVMPAAEADGGSDKTTVISAPEPAGATEVVAAPVATPALPPPAKSANSTLPGGNSDGGARNRVVAIGAVAALVVLIVAGVIAYAVNSGHDSGSTAASSSSVVPPVASSSGTDSSTPSPAVANPVVPEQPNPATGTPSTQPTPTPTPTPSSGAPSSGAKPPTTTPPPPITTTPFGPAVVDKSGFVSGYYGMLPGNPSGAWSQLSSSYQASTGGYNSYVAFWKEFRSVSVSGLTQNGDTVTGTVTYVHTNGFVETERRWFLVTSDGGRTVIANSQRA from the coding sequence ATGACGGCGGATCGGTTGATCGCGGGACGGTATCGGCTCACGGATCCGATCGGCACTGGCGCCATGGGTGTGGTCTGGCGGGCCACCGATGTGCGACTGCGACGCACCGTCGCGGTGAAACAGCTGCTGCTCGGACCCGGGCTGTCCAGGTCGCAGGCGGTCGAGGCGCGAATGCGGGCGATGCGCGAGGGCCGCATCGCCGCCCGGCTACATCATCCGAACGCGATCACCGTCTTCGACGTCGCGGAGGAGGACGGCCAGCCGTGGTTGGTGATGGAGTACATGAACGCGCCGAGCCTGGCGGCGCGGCTATCCGGTAAGCGCACGCTGCCGCCCGCCGAGGTGGCGCGGATCGGCGCGCAGGCGGCGGGCGCGCTGGCCGCCGCGCACGATGCGGGCATCATGCATCGCGACGTCAAACCGGCCAACCTGCTCGTCGGCGACGACGGCACGGTGAAGATCACCGATTTCGGCATCTCGCACGCGGTCGGCGATGTCACGGTCACCGCGACCGGATTCCTCGCCGGCACACCCGCATATCTCGCACCGGAGGTGGCGCGCGGCGAGAAGCCGGAACCGGCCTCCGACGTATTCGCCCTCGGCTCAACGCTGTACGCGGCGGTGGAGGGCAGCCCGCCGTTCGGCGAGGGCGACAACCCGCTCGCCGTACTGCACGCGGTGGCCCGCGCGGAGGTGCCGAAGCCGGAGCGCGCCGGCGCGCTCGGCCCGGTTCTGCTGCGGCTGCTCGCGCCGACGCCGGAGGAGCGGCCGACCATGCGCGAGGCCAAGCAGGCGCTGGAAGATATTGCGGCGGGCCGGAATCCGGAGCTGGCGCCGCCACCGCAGACCAAGGTGATGCCGGCGGCGGAGGCGGACGGCGGCTCCGACAAGACGACGGTGATCTCGGCTCCGGAGCCCGCGGGCGCCACCGAGGTGGTCGCCGCACCGGTCGCCACCCCCGCACTGCCGCCGCCCGCCAAATCCGCGAATTCGACGCTGCCAGGGGGGAATAGCGACGGCGGTGCGCGCAACCGGGTGGTCGCCATCGGCGCGGTCGCCGCGCTCGTGGTGCTGATCGTCGCGGGCGTCATCGCGTACGCGGTGAACTCCGGGCACGACAGTGGTTCGACCGCCGCGTCGTCGTCCTCGGTCGTGCCGCCCGTCGCCTCGTCGAGCGGCACGGACAGTTCGACGCCGTCCCCGGCCGTCGCGAATCCCGTTGTGCCGGAACAGCCGAACCCCGCGACCGGCACCCCGTCCACGCAGCCGACGCCGACGCCGACACCGACGCCCAGCAGCGGCGCGCCGTCGAGCGGCGCCAAACCGCCGACCACCACCCCGCCGCCGCCCATCACCACGACGCCGTTCGGCCCCGCCGTCGTGGACAAGTCGGGCTTCGTGAGTGGTTACTACGGCATGCTGCCCGGGAACCCCTCGGGCGCCTGGTCGCAGCTGTCGTCCTCGTACCAGGCCTCGACCGGCGGCTACAACTCGTACGTCGCGTTCTGGAAGGAGTTCAGGTCGGTCAGCGTTTCGGGGCTGACGCAGAACGGCGACACCGTCACCGGGACGGTCACCTACGTGCACACGAACGGGTTCGTGGAGACCGAGCGGCGCTGGTTCCTGGTGACCTCGGATGGCGGGCGGACCGTGATCGCCAATTCCCAGCGGGCATGA
- a CDS encoding PAC2 family protein has product MNPSEPPDSELPTLRDPVLVAAFEGWNDAGDAASGAVEHLELIWDAEPLAELDSEDYYDYQVNRPTVRQVDGVTREIQWPSTMLSVCSPPGSDRDIVLLRGIEPNMRWRSFCADLLEFIEQLGVQTVVILGALLADTPHTRPVPVTGSAYSKEAAERFNLEQTRYEGPTGITGVLQDQCVKAGVPAVSFWAAVPHYVSQPPNPKATIALLHRVEDVLDIEVPLGELPKQAEDWETAVNEMTVGDDEISEYVRSLEERGDAALDLNEAIAKIDGDAIAAEFEKYLRRRGPGSFGL; this is encoded by the coding sequence GTGAACCCCAGTGAACCTCCCGACTCCGAATTGCCGACGTTGCGGGATCCGGTCCTCGTCGCCGCCTTCGAAGGCTGGAACGATGCGGGCGACGCGGCCAGCGGCGCGGTCGAACATCTGGAACTGATCTGGGACGCCGAACCACTGGCCGAACTCGATTCCGAGGATTACTACGACTACCAGGTCAATCGGCCGACGGTGCGTCAGGTTGACGGCGTCACCAGGGAGATCCAGTGGCCATCCACCATGCTCTCGGTGTGCTCGCCGCCCGGCAGCGACCGCGACATCGTGCTGCTACGCGGTATCGAACCGAATATGCGCTGGCGCAGCTTCTGCGCCGACCTACTGGAGTTCATCGAACAGCTGGGCGTCCAGACGGTCGTCATACTCGGCGCCCTGCTGGCGGACACACCGCACACCAGGCCGGTCCCGGTGACCGGATCCGCCTACAGCAAAGAGGCGGCCGAACGGTTCAACCTGGAGCAGACCCGATACGAGGGTCCCACCGGCATCACCGGCGTACTGCAGGACCAGTGCGTGAAGGCCGGTGTGCCCGCGGTGTCGTTCTGGGCCGCGGTGCCGCACTACGTTTCGCAGCCGCCCAACCCCAAGGCGACCATCGCGCTGCTGCACCGCGTCGAGGACGTCCTCGATATCGAGGTCCCGCTCGGCGAACTGCCCAAGCAGGCCGAGGACTGGGAGACCGCGGTCAACGAGATGACCGTCGGCGACGACGAAATCAGCGAGTACGTACGGTCTTTGGAGGAGCGCGGCGACGCGGCGCTGGATCTGAACGAGGCCATCGCCAAGATCGACGGCGACGCCATCGCGGCCGAATTCGAGAAGTACCTGCGGCGCCGGGGGCCGGGCAGCTTCGGGCTGTGA